The Syngnathoides biaculeatus isolate LvHL_M chromosome 20, ASM1980259v1, whole genome shotgun sequence nucleotide sequence CTTTCAACATTTATCAACATTTCAAGTGCAGtcaacaaatatttttgcatatcCTGAACCCCAAAGATGCACTAAAATGAGTATATGACACTAAAATTTCATATACTAGTCCAAACAGTCTTTATACACATCTCGTCCACTGGGTATGAAGCCAACGAATGTTGCAAACGTCATATTGAAAGGGCGGTGAATTCTTAAAGGCTCTCAACAGTCCCAATTTCGATGTGCCACAGCGGCAACGCCGTGGCTCACTTCTTCTTAGCCGCTCTCTTCCCCTCTCCTTTCTTTGGCACACCTTTCCCTCTCAGCTTCCTCAGGCGACGCATCTCTTCTTTGAAATCCTCGTGCTCGTCCCTGTgggcaaaaaaatcaaaacccgCTTAGGGCTACCTGTAGCCACTTTGGGGAGAACAAACATCTTACACGACCCTTAAAACATATGGCTTAatagttgatttattttttttttttttttttattggtgggGAGGAGGCATCTTAACTGCACATGTACTTCTAGTAACAACACGGGCTAAACTTAACTCCACTAAATCCAAAGTATCCAAATTACCTGAAAAGTCCCAAAAACCGGAGCTTCTGTGTCATCGCGTAGTAGATCTTGTGCTGCGGGTACCAGTCGTACACCTCCTTCCTCTTAGCCATGGGAGGCTCCTGAAAAAGCCGCACCACCTTCATCGACTTGGAGTCTGTCGTGCGTACCACGTCCCCAAATATTTGAGCACTCAGCCGGGCCATGCGCAGTGCATAGTTGGACACGCCGGCCATAACTGCTGCATATGAAGGAGGAAAGaagaaaattataaaaaaaaatctgttggttGGGATTTAGAGGGGGAAATTGCTTATTAGAATATCCAGTGGGAAATTACAAAATAAGGACCTACAAATCTTTTTAACCCTATTTATCCAACTATTACACACTATGTTTACCGATAATATTTGCACATTCATTACAACTGCATGAAAACATTGGCGAGGCGGCCAAAAAAACGCCATAATACGTGCAGATCGTTATTCTTACCTAAATCGCGAGGCTGCAATAAAAACTAAAGGGCAAGTTGGTCTCGTAACGTCAAATAAAGCATTACAAACAAGTTCTAAATATCACTTAGAATTGTGAGCCATGAATATATGTTAGTCTTATCCCTCACCTTCgctgaaatagacacttccgtGTTACATCTGGTTCTGAGCGGTGATTGGATAGTTGCTTTGACTTCCGGGTAAAttatgaatttttctttttacatttttgtacatcccttgattcattttcccattatttGTGCTGCTTGTACTATGTAATTAAAACTAACAATCAAAAGAACTCATgttaaaatattgaatattttattccAGTTTGGCCAGAACGAAGTCCGTCACTGTTAACATGTCCGCCAATCTACTTTCTTGGAAAAACAGTTCCGACATTTGAATAGCTTTCCACTAAAGTACCTATGCAATATGGACGAGGAAAtaattaattgtatttcttATAAGGGCATAAAAATGTTTGCCTGTCTGAAagtattagttttattttatctcGTGTGTGCGCGTGGCTTTTGAGTAGGCTGAAAATCGAAATCTTTCACTTTTTGGCCACACGAGGGCGCCAAATGACAAAGATCGACCACCAATACGTGTGGTTTTCCTGGCAGATAGCCCATATAAACGAAAATAAACcatgaaatcattttaaagttttaaaataaaaagtttataAAGACACTGAACCCTTTATGTTTCATTTTATCCATGGGACTATCAGAGAAGTTGGATAATTTTTCAGTGGTCTCTTTTACTCGCTTAAGAAACAAGATTCAATTACGGGTACTCTGAATCATAAATGTTAATCAGAAAGCCACTGCGCTGACATTTTGAAGACTTTTTTGCAGACAGTTGAAATATTGCAGATGTTTAAATCCCCAAACAAATGGCgtaaccataaaaaaaatttgccTGGAACATTTATTGCggattaatcatttttttatatatatatttgggagACTATTATTGAATTCTGGGAAGATCCAACTCTCCTAATTTGATCAGCACCTATGAGGATATTCTTGGGTGCATgcaaaatgaacaatgcgtAAGGACGGATAAAGTATTTAGTTGGGTTTGAGTACAGGTGATATTTTTAGACTGTTCACTCCGTTCGCCAACATGCTCGTGCAGCGAGATGGGTGTTGATTGGTCGGCCGGACGGACGCACGGGCCCGCTCTGAAACATCTGCCGTCATCAGACGTGCTTCGGCGAGGGGGGGCCGCTTTGCTGACTCAACGGGCTGATCCCTCCACATTCTCCCCacccccgtcgccgccgccgcttggCCACATCAGGTCTGAGCGTTTGCATTCTTCTGCAGCCTTTGTCCTTAATGGCCGTTTTTGGCGTTTGTTAATTGCGTGCACGTTACGTTTGCCGTAAGAGATGCACGCTGCAtatcctgctgctgctgctgctgctgctgctgagatGAAATAAGCGTCCTCTTCGTGCTTCGGGAGAAGGACACAGGAGGAGGGTTGGAGAAAACGCCGGATTTAAGGGATTGTTATTTGGTTTGCAGCGCCCCCCtccataacaaaacaaaacaaaaaacaaaaacaaaaaaacaacaaaatcgtGGATTCCAATCTCCAGAGGTGATGTGAGGAGGACCCAAACTACACCAGGGTGGAATCCGCAGAGGAGCTGTCCGTGCGTCGTGGTGCTGATGCGGCTGTGAGGCGAGCATGGCTGCCGGGAAGTTGCTGCTCTATGCCGGGCTCGCTCTGTCTCTCTGCGCCTTGGGCATGCTGGCCGTGGCGATGTGCTCCGACCACTGGTACGAGACCGACGCCAGGCGCTACAAGGAGCGCTGCCAGAGCTTCTCCAGCCGCCGCAAGGACCCGGGCTTCATCTACATCCCCAACAACAGCCTGCCGCTGCGGGCCGGCAGGAGCGCCGCGACCCGCTGGACGGAAAAGGTGCTCCTGGCCCGCAACCGGCGGCAGCTGTTCGCCATGAGCGCCGCGGACGAGTGCAACAGGCAGTACAACTCCACCAACATGGGGCTGTGGAGGAAATGCCACCGGCTGGGCTTCGACCAGGGAGTCGAAGATCTCATTCGGAAAGGTAGGACACAAATGAAGAGCTTCAAAgttgcaaagaaaataaaataaaacatggtgGAGGGCCCTCCAGGGACGCGGTGACATTTATGGAGAGGCAGCTCAATTATGCTCGTGTGCCTGATTGTTTACTTCATTGTTTCACAATCTTTATTGAGCTGAGCAGTGGCGGTCCTAGCTTGCATGCCCCCACTCCCTTTCGActaccccctcccccacacacacacactaatgagAACCCTAGACATAAACCTTCAAAATATATTGAATTATAACAAATAGAGCAACAGCAGTAATAAGTAATAATGATAAGTAATTAATAAGTAATAACAGTAACAGTTTGCGTTACAAGCTCTTTGGTCAATGTCTTTCTTTTGACTTGCGAGCAAAAATTTGAAACATGAGCGTTGTGTTGCCGCACTGAATGCACCACAACCAACTGCACAACACATTGAACAATTCTATCGAAACTATTTCTTGCAACACCCAGTCAATGTTGATTTTCAAGGTAAAACATGGAAAATTTTGGATTGCATATTTAGAACAACCCAAGCGATGTCCCAGCAAAGTCCATTTAGCTAAATACTAACAAATGATACAAAAATTATATATCATCTTAAAGTAAcggctatttgaacacaaattgtGAAGCAACGCATGTAGAAGGATAATATTTACAAGCATTCTTAATTCTCTAAAAAATGACTACGTACAGATGACAGAGGAACTGCAATCAGCTCCATATTGCTGACACCGGGCAGAATCCTTGCATCTATGAATACATCACTCACTAGGAAACACATGCTAAGAGATATTAAAGGTAACTATGCTAACAAATCACGCATGAGAGGCTATTACTGATTTTGCATTGGAAATGTATCTatagaaaatgattttaaaaaa carries:
- the mrps33 gene encoding 28S ribosomal protein S33, mitochondrial, which gives rise to MAGVSNYALRMARLSAQIFGDVVRTTDSKSMKVVRLFQEPPMAKRKEVYDWYPQHKIYYAMTQKLRFLGLFRDEHEDFKEEMRRLRKLRGKGVPKKGEGKRAAKKK